One genomic segment of Amycolatopsis sp. WQ 127309 includes these proteins:
- a CDS encoding dimethylarginine dimethylaminohydrolase family protein: MTSTVPRVSPATTEEAPVSHRRLLMCAADYFRIDYEINPYMHVGVQPDVAAAVAEHDRIVAAHLAAGRKVEFVDADPGCPDMTYTANAAVVRGDRAVLATLPPERAAETPHHRAWLEENGFDVAETPYAFSGQGDALACGDLLLSAHGQRTDFRALDTLSRHLGYEVVALRTTSPQWYDLDLAVAVIHPGRVLAYNPQALDAPSLRTLRGLGMDLIEVAPDEAAAFALNLISDGRTVTMTSGAPRLAADLRSLGLTVVQLDTTELRKGGGGIRCTALTLDNPA, translated from the coding sequence ATGACCAGCACCGTCCCGCGTGTCTCCCCGGCCACCACCGAGGAAGCCCCGGTCTCCCACCGCAGGTTGCTGATGTGCGCCGCGGACTACTTCCGGATCGACTACGAGATCAACCCGTATATGCACGTCGGCGTCCAGCCCGACGTCGCGGCCGCGGTCGCCGAGCACGACCGCATCGTCGCCGCGCACCTGGCCGCCGGCCGCAAGGTGGAGTTCGTCGACGCCGACCCCGGCTGCCCCGACATGACTTACACGGCCAACGCGGCGGTCGTCCGCGGCGACCGCGCGGTGCTGGCCACGCTCCCGCCGGAGCGGGCCGCGGAAACGCCGCACCACCGGGCCTGGCTGGAGGAAAACGGCTTCGACGTCGCGGAGACGCCGTACGCGTTCAGCGGCCAGGGTGACGCGCTGGCCTGCGGCGACCTGCTGCTCAGCGCCCACGGCCAGCGCACGGACTTCCGCGCGCTCGACACGCTGTCGCGGCACCTCGGCTACGAGGTCGTGGCCCTCCGGACGACGAGCCCGCAGTGGTACGACCTGGACCTGGCGGTCGCGGTGATCCACCCCGGCCGCGTGCTGGCGTACAACCCGCAGGCGCTGGACGCGCCGAGCCTGCGCACGCTGCGCGGGCTCGGCATGGACCTGATCGAGGTGGCCCCGGACGAGGCGGCGGCGTTCGCGCTGAACCTGATCAGCGACGGCCGCACGGTGACCATGACCAGCGGCGCGCCCCGCCTGGCCGCGGACCTGCGGTCCCTGGGCCTGACGGTGGTGCAGCTGGACACCACCGAGCTGCGCAAGGGCGGCGGCGGCATCCGCTGCACGGCCCTGACGCTGGACAACCC